The DNA segment GGTGCCTTTTGTAGAGAGAGAACTTTTGGCTACTgtttcttccattgtttccaaGTCGCAGCTAGAGTGTGCCCTCGGGACATTCTGGGGAGGAGCTGGTGCGGCACTTTCGGGGCGCAGCCAGGGCCGCCGCGCCGCCTCCTAGGGGCGCTGGGACTTCCTCTCTCGGCGATTCTGCCAGGAGAGCCTCCAACAACAAACGCTGCTGAAGTTTCGCTCTGGAGCGCGACCGCGAGTCCCAGGAGCGCGGAGCGCGTGGGATGGGAAGGAGCCGAGCGGAAACTTGGAAATGGACCCGTGGCGCAAATGGATCCTGCGCTTTCTTGGAGTTAGTTCCCGGTAGACTAGGCACAGAAAGTGCGGCGAGGAGTCTCTCTACTGAGATTAGCACTTGAAATGCTGATAAGCAGACTTTTCGCTCCGCGGAGGGGGTTTGGAAAAGCttgggggaaaaacaaatagaagGCGGCGTGGTTTGGGGGTACTGCTTGCTCCCTCTCTCCTTTGAAGAACAGtttgaaagaagagaaatttctaaTTTGTAACTAAAAATCTCCAGAGTTGCGCAGTACAAACAGACTTGTGGTGCATATCTTAAAATAGAAGGGAACGGTACATTTGCCGTTTAGCCTCGTCTGACCGTCGGCGGGGTCTGGCTTCATAGATACGCAAGGTTGGTCTCTGCGTAGTATGGCGCTTGCCAAGGGCAGTTAGGTCTAGACATGCTTCTCTGGAAGACACAGGGCAGGCTATAAGttaaaattaagaattaaaaacaaaaaaacaccaggagCTTGATCCTCGCTCTTACTTTCCCCGAAGTGTCCCACTGAAAAGGATCTCGGGGCAGAAATCTATGGGGCAAAACCTTTGGGGAAAATTGCAGGAATGTTTGGCAGTGGTCGGATACTCGTTCACCTATAGCTGGTCGAGTTCGGTTTGGAGCGCCCTGTTAGATGCCCATCCAAGGGGAGCCCATTTGGGGCTGGGTGGGTCACCTTTGGACTTCTGTCGAACAGTCAGGCAGAAGAGTCAGAACAGGACATTTTCCCTCTTGAAGCCCCGTTAGTCCAGGTGACTGCTCCCCAGTGTCCCTCGCGCGCTGACCACTGCACTTCCCCCCCTGGGAATGCGAAGGCGCAGCCTCGCGACCAGATGGTGGCGCCCTGGATGCCATTTCTCCGCTAGAGCCCTCGGGGACGCGGCGAGGCCCTCACGGGACTGTGCGGCTCCGCGCTCCCGGCGCTCGGAGCCTGGACGATCTGGTGCCGGGCGGGGCTCAGGGAACGGAATGAGAGGGAGGGGCACGTGACTTCCACGAACCCGGTGACCAGTTTTGTTTGCTTCCCCAGCACAGGACGCTGCCTCGGCTCCCACCCCGCAGCCCGCGTGGGAGAGCCCGGGGGCGGGAGGAGTGAACCGCACGAGGCCACGGGGAAAGCGGCGCCGCGCAGCCGAGGCCCTTCCGCACCTGCGGCGCCCCGGCCGCTCCCGAGGCCGGCCATGGCCGACAGCGGCGACACGGGCAGCTCGGGCCCCTGGTGGAAATCGCTAATGAACAGCAGGAAGAAAAGCAAGGAAGCCACGGTGGAGGCGCAGCCTCCGGCTCAGCCAGCCCTTGGGGAGCCCGCCCCACTCAACCCGGACTGGACTAGCAGCTCCGAGGAGAACCTGCACCCCAATCTCTCCCGGGACGCCGACGAGCAGCACAAGTCAGACAGCCGCCGCAATTTGAAGGTCTCGCGCTCCGGTCGCTTCAAGGAGAAGAGGAAGGTGCGCGTCACGCTACTACCGGAGGGAGTCATGCCCTCGGAGGAGGCAGACGTCCCCTTCGACTCCCATGAAGAGAAGCAGTAGGCAGGGTGCTCCGGGACAGTCTCCTCCTGCCACCTCCCAACCCCCAGTTCTAAGCCCGAAAACTCTGACCTGCCCTTGAGTTTGGTGTCTCATACCACCGATTTCAGGCCCTCCACGATTTTATGGAAATGAAGTGTCAATAGTTTTCAACATTTCATGACTCAAGCAtgcatcaggttttttttttgttttttttttgttttttttgtggtaaGAAGACACCTGCTGCAGAGGAAgttgatataattttcttttccacaAAGCTATGTCATCTCCATCTCATGTTACCTGTGGCGGCGAGAAGGGAACTTCTCTTACGAGATGGTAGTTGAACTACACAGCCCCTCAAATGAGTAAGGTGTGGTCTGACTCAGGACTCCCTACTGGAAAGCAAGTCACAGTGGTGTTTTTAATGCCTGAGAAATGCACTTTGGAAGTACTTCTGCAGACTTATTACACCTTAAGTGGAGGgatgggggagagagggaagCATTTTAAATGGGAATATTTTAAGGCAGGGTAGCACTTGGTGTTGAACTACAAAACTGTACCGCCTGTTTAGTGTGGACTATTAAAATTATTGCACTGGTAAGACTTAAGatgacttttgtgtgtgtgtgtgtgtgtgtgttttcactgCAAGACTGAAACCCATCACACTTCAAAGCAGGCATGCAAAGTTGGAAGTGACAGAGTTGATCATTGTCCACACAGCATAATACATATAACAGCTGCTTTTGGAAAGCCGCAGGGAGAACATTTCCAGAAACCAGCAACACCCAGACTAGAACCAGTCAACCAGATTTCTCAATTTACTAACCAAATTCAAGGAAGTGGGGGAGAGGTAGCAATTCATTATTCCTCAGTTCTCCTTTTACCCTTTACTTCAGTGCATTTTCACAGAGTAAAGTAGACCACAATGCTAGAATGCATTCTTTTCTGTATCTATGGTTAACCTTAATGACAAACAATTGTTTGAAAGTACTTATTCAAACAGATGGACTAAATACTTTGAGTTCGTGGGAAGCCTCCTTTtttcccagcctttcttccaaagcttaTTTCTTTCTGAAGTATGCATTTATCTCATTTCAAGCCTTCAAATCTACCAAGCTAAAGATACTTAGCAAAAATCTACCAGTTTGCTTTTACTATAAACTTCAAGAAAGAGTAAATGAATACCCCTTGCTTTCAGCAAATGACGAGAGAATTACTGTAGTCCTTAAGAGGCACTGGGAAATTTTCCCACCACAATTCATTTATAAACATCCAGAAATGCAGAGGAGGGAAATTATATTGATCAAGGTGTATATTATTTTTCAATGATTACAAGCAAGAACTTGATTGGAGCTTCTGAATTTGTTAAAGGGTGagagagtttgtttgtttttcacaaatTGGTAATTTATAAAATTGCAAAACAGGTAGAATGTctaaagaaatttaacaaagaaCCCTGATGAAAATGGCTGACATGGATTTAAACTAGTGAATTAGAAGCCTACTTTGGGTACCAtccaagccctggtggtgaagtggctaagagtttgggtgctaaccaaaaggtcggcagtttgaatccaccagccgctccttggaaactctatggggcagttctactctgtcctatagagtcaatatgagtcagaatcaactcgatggcaatgggctttttttgggagggggcttACCATCAGAATAATAAGAGTTTACCATGTAATCCctgggtgtccctgggtggtgcaaatggctaagtactcgactactagctgaaatgcaGGCATtttgaacccaaccagaagtgtctgagaagaaaaccctggcaatctgcttccaaaagatctcacagccttgaaaaccctacggatcagttctactctgcgcatatggggtcgccataaatCAGAAGTTACTCGGTGGCAACTAATAGCAATAACTGTTTAATCCCTTTATTTCTACATACGGATCTTGCTCTAAAAGAGTTTACGTGGGGATGGTGAACACCTTACCTTAAAAGAGAAATTGTGTGGGATTACTCTTTAGTTATGTATTTGCAACTGGGAGGTGCGTGGCAAAGTTTCCTTAGGGCATGCTTCTTGGATGAAGAAGATTTTACATTAGTGTTAAATGGGAAACagatggggtcctcatgagtcagggcccacttgatggcagctaacaacaaccatctcTAGACTCGGATAAAGAAGCGTGAGTTGAGAACTTGGAGTCCAGACGAGATTTATGGCGACAGCAAGTATTGTGGAAAGGCAGAGCAATGGGAGTTTATagagcacacacactcacaaaaaaaaacagccaccATCGAGTCCGTTCCGCCTCATGGcagccacatgtgtgcagagtcgtactgtgctccatagggttttcaaggctgtgaccttttgaaggcAGATGGCCTtccttcctacgtgcctctgggtatgtttgaaccctcccaggtagcagttgagcacttaactgttggcaGCACCCAGGAACTATTCAcagagccaaaccaaacccattgccttcgagttgattccaactcatagtgaacctgtaagacagagtagaactgctccttaaagtttccaaagagtgactggtggattcaaactgccgaccttttggttagcaggcgaactcttaaccgctacaccaccagggctccattcatagAGCAGAAGTTGTCAAATCAGACTTCGGAACACCTTCATAACGTGTTTTAATTTCACACTcaaaaagtcatcaaaattaGAGTGGCTTGCTACccagtttttttccccctggaaGACCACAGATTGGGACTGCACCCATTTATAAAATTGAGCCTGCAATTGCACCATTTAAAAAATCTTATACTAACTCTTCCATCAGCAATTTAATTGTTTTATTAAAgaactttttttcttaaaaactcCTTCAAATTCAGAAAACATTGGCATTTTCCCAGATTCCGTGTCTGGTTTTGGATCCCAATCAAGTTGATAATTGCTGCAGGTAATCAATAGCAGACACATAGTAGTGGGATTTATTAACATGACACCTTTACTCAATCGTTCTGGAAGAATTTAAAACCATGCTAATGGCAGTTATGACAGTGAATGCAACTAACGATCTGCCCTGGCGGTTTGTAATTACATAGCTTTAAAGCAGTCCTAAATTATGCAGTGGGAGGAGGGCACTGATTTAATCCCAACTCAGTGAAATCAGAAACCAAGCAAAATTGGTGGGATAAAAAGATCGTAAGATGAGATAATTTGGCAAAGAATCTTGCTGAGATTTATGCGCTTTACAGATGATTAATTACATTCCTATTACATgtacacagattaaaaaaaaatcaggataaaTTATAGAACATAAAAGGAAATTGTTGAATTCAATTTGGAGTTAATTACAGTAGAGATCTTTGTCTTCTTTAAAAATACcgaaaaactaaactcattgttgtcaagttgattccgacttagaacgacgccatgtgttacagagtggtaccgagctccatggggttttcttggctgtgatctttatggaagcagattgccaggcctttcttccagggtgccactgggtgggtttgatccttccaacctttcggttagtagtccaacacaaaccctttgcaccacccagggacctgtctTCTTTAAACCCCCTTGTAAATGAAACTTCACTCATGAGTTTGGAAACCATTAAGGTAAAGTTTAATACTATGCTTCCAAATGATgtgaaaagaagggacaaaaatgTGGTGTGCGTTTGCTGAGTATTTCATGATCACGATAATTATATGCACAGGGTAATTTTCACCTCAGTGACTCTCCCTGGTAAGTCAGTGGCCGAGCAGTGACTCATATTACAGGTCACCTGAATGTTCCTTTGTGTTTGCACTTCTATTGTTCATCCTATCCTGACTTATATTTCAAGAGAGAAACTATTTTGCCGATGCAGTGAGGCCATTCTGCTTCAGCACAACACttggaaatattttttctgctttgaaatataatttgaccacataaactagagactctgtcaacctgagatcagaagacctagatggtgcctggctaccacccatgaccgccctgacggggaacacaacagagagtccctgatgcagGAGGAGAAAattgtggtgcagaactcaaattcatgtaaaaagaccagacttgatggcttgactgagactggaggaaccctcgaagccgtggcccctggatgctctgttaacccagaacaaaaaccattcccaaagtccactcTGTAGGCagagattagactgaactataaaacgtaaaataatactcatgaagagtgtgcttcttggttccggcagatacatgagaccaaatgggtggcttccGATACTCTGGTACTAAAAGATACTCCAGGTTCATccggaggcagaatgagaaggcaggaaggggcaggagttggttggatggacacagaaaACCCAGGGTGGCAAGGgtggggggagtgtgctgtcacattacagggattgcaactagtgtcacgtaacaatatatgtataaatttttgtatgagaaattaacgagctataaacttccatctaaagcacaataaaaaaaagaaaatctgtataTATAATGTGAACTTGGCAACTCTGGCCTTGCTGAGCTCTTAGAAAGGAACTGTAAACCTAAGGCTAAAACTTTGAGAGAAATGATTCTTTTCCTAAATGCACAGAAGAAAAATTCAGAGCCTCGAGATAAATGATAAAAATGAGCAGAAGAAATTTCAAATAAAACACAAACTGGAAAGGAATAAGTGAGAGAATGGATATCAATACTCCATGGCACAAGGGACCTTttgtaaaaaagagagagagagaatattgcTTTTCCCTAGTTGAGAAGTGCTGGCCAGACTagaaacacacacgcacaaagcTAGTTTGATAGATGACAAGAAGGAAACCGATCTttaaaaagtctattttattCCTGGAGGATTTTATTATAACTATGCAGAAACTAAGAAGCTTCTTTCTTGGGATAAGCTCGAGTTTATCTCCATGGCAAGGAGAAGGTGTGACCAGAGGTATTTTATACCCTTGTGTCTCGATACACAAGTACCGTAGACTAGAAACAAGTTTGGAGCCCAGGGCAAACTCATTGATAAGCTCTCTGTCCCATTGCTGCATTGTTCTCCTCACCTCTTCCCCTCTGTACTCCAGCCCCTTCTCACCTTGCCTTCCAGCCGTAGAATATTCGTTCCCATGAGGCTCAGGGACTGAAGGAGGGGGTGCAAGGAGACACAGGGGCTTTCCCTGTCCAAGGTATTGACAACCACTTTGTTAGTTTTGGAGCATGGGGTAGATGCCATTCATGGTGAGCAATTTGCTCTAATGAGAGGTTTTAAGGAAACTGCACAGACGTTACCCTAGCAGAGGACAGTTGACCATATgtatagtgtcttaggctggagtCTCCAGAGACACAAAACCAGCacagcatatatatgtgtatataaaacccaaaccaaaaaccaaacctgttgccgtcgagttgactccaactcatagcgaccctataggacagagtagaactgccccatagggtttccaaggagtgactcgtagattcaaactgctgaccttttggttagcagccatagctctcaaccactttgctaccagggctccaactatatatatggaaagagatttatatcaaggaaatggctcacgtgactGTAGacgctggaaagtcccaagtccataggtcagactggtggcttctcctgactcacatagctgcaggggctagcaaATCCAAGATCGTaaggtcagatagcaggcctctggctcatagGGTGTGGAGGCAACAAATCCCAAAATCAGCGGGTAAGACAAtgagtaagctgctagcttaagtcccaagaatcagagatcagatgaacaagagccaacTGTAGGATCCAGATGGAGCAAAAGCCagtaagccttgccagaaagttcacctatattggatggaggccacagccccaagggaactccctttcaactgattggctactcacaacagatctcatcatggaggtgatcccattatatcagatctcattgtggaggtgattacatcattaaatagCTGCCATACTacatcatagctgccaaaccactgagaatttttttttatttgttattgttgttaggtggtgtggaATCagacctgactcatggtgacccggtgcactgcccagtcttgcaccaacCCCACGGTCAGTTGtgcattggaccattgtgatagactcttgtaatccatagggttttcattggctgattttcagaagtaggtcaccaggcctttcttcctagtctgtcttagtctggacgctctgctgaaacctgtttagcaccatagcaacacacaagcctcactgacagatgggtggtggctgtgcatgaggtgtgttggctgggaatcaatcccaggtctccctcatgaaAGGTGAGAACTCACTAGTGATAGCTCTAGAGCACCATAAATGCAACTGACAGCAGGAtgtaagtggtctggaattcagCTATGCTTCCAAACCAAATTGTGCTGCAGATGATAAAATGATCAACTCAAGACCTTGATGTTAGAGTTGTTGACAGTCTCATGTAAAAATAAGATCCGTGAATGATGTATCTTTATTTCCGGGATGTATAACAAAACTGTTTACCCATGGGAAGAAAATTACTGGCCCTAAAACTAGAAGCGTTCAGGTTGAAGAAATACGAGATCCCTAGCTCTGAGAGGATTAGTCTGCCATTTCAGTATtggacctctctgtgcctctttctGTTTTGAGGGGGTGGGTTTCTTCACATTCACAAGCATCTTGGATTGGTAACTTCTCTCTAGAGGTCATCCAACAAGAATAACCATTGATTCCGTCCTTCAAAGATGGAAACAGAAAGTTCCTGCAGAGTTTTCCAAGACACATAAGTATAATCCTCTGTCTGACTTGCTCTTGGACAAGGCTTAGATTTGTGTGTCAGTTTGCCCTTTGTAAAACGACGTGGCGTGAATGGAGTCTGTATTCCAGCTTCAAAACTCTTCTTTAGTACTCTACTATTTCAAGCAATAGTTGTAAAAGTTAACTCACATTTAACGCTCATTTTTCTGTTTAGTTTCTAATACAAAGGCAGCAGTTATCCAATACCAATTGTTAGACAGGGAGCAGCAAGGGGAGACTATGGAGTAAGGAGTATAAACAGCGGTAAGGATACTACCACCACCATACTACCATCTGGCCCAACGATTGGGGTAATGCTGCTATATAACAACATCAAGCCTCATAATTCACATTCAGAATCAAATTACAGTAAGGATACATTAATATAGTATATTAGTATTCAAAAGGTATCCCTTCACATGTGTTATGTCATTTGTTCTTTGTAACCAGCTGTTGAGGTTTCCAACTCCTGCCAATCCACCTAATTCTATACTCTTTTTTAAATTCCACTTTTGCCGATCCTATCAGTGTTGTCTTAGGTCAGGAGTTCATCTTCTCCAGGCACAGGGTCCTGAAGACAATCATTGCTTACTCTTCTCTACCCACTGTCTAAAACCCCGCAGTAGCTCCCCATCACCTGAGTATAAGATCCAAATTCCTTCCAAGACCTACCACCCAACATCCAGCCATTCCATGTGACATACAATTCCTCAGGAGTGGCTGTGCCTTTTCATGCCAGAGGTTCCTGTCTACCCTGTTGCCTCTGCTTGACCCATTCTTTCTCTGCAACGTCCCCAGGAGACTCTTAGTCAACCTTCAAGACTCAAGAGTCTTCTCCCATGCAACTCTCATGGATCTCCTCTGATGCCTCTGTCGGGACACATATATGTGACATTCAAGCCTCTGTTACCCACTGCCAGAAATTTGTATACAAATTGTATAAATATTGTATACATATACAATATTATATGTATGTGATCAtgcgtcctagtcatctagtgctgctgtaacagaaataccacaagggatggctttaacaaagagacgtttattctctcacagtccagtaggctaaaagtccaaattcagggcatcagctccaggggaaggctttctctctctgttggccctggaggaaggtcctggtcctcaatcttcccctggtccaggagcttctcaggcataggtACCCCTTGTCCAAAGGATGctttctgctcccagtgctgctttcttggtggtatgaggtccccctgtctgctcgcttccctttccttttatctcttgtaagataaaatgtggtgcaggccacaccccagggaaattccctttacattggatcagggatgtgacctgggtaagggtgttacaatcgcaCCCTACTCCTCTGTAAcgtgaaattacaatcacaaaatggaggacaaccatacaataccggGAATGGTGGCCcaaccaaactgatacacacatttttgggggaaca comes from the Elephas maximus indicus isolate mEleMax1 chromosome 8, mEleMax1 primary haplotype, whole genome shotgun sequence genome and includes:
- the PRR15 gene encoding proline-rich protein 15; this translates as MADSGDTGSSGPWWKSLMNSRKKSKEATVEAQPPAQPALGEPAPLNPDWTSSSEENLHPNLSRDADEQHKSDSRRNLKVSRSGRFKEKRKVRVTLLPEGVMPSEEADVPFDSHEEKQ